The nucleotide sequence TCCCGTGTTGCAGATACTTGACCTCTACATTTACTACCGCGAGTTCTTTATAtcctataaaatataaattcaatgcTATGACTAGTTCTCcggtggtagagttgtagtgaTGCAATCTAGAGATTACAGGTTCAATTCTAGAAAATAACCCGTCCACTGCGGGAGTTTTGTGTGCGAgagttgttttccttttttttacctATGACTAGTTCCCCCTTGTGCTTTATATCCTTTTACCTAGTGATTTCTATCTTGCTATTTTGAAGTTGTTGATTAATCTCTTTCATTCTTCTTCCTATTTGCAGCCAAAAGACGAAAGGATGCTGGTAAAAGCGCAAACTCTAACTTACGTGAAACAGATGCTGCTCAGATGAATAGTTTGGATCAAGATTCCGAGGATAATGATAAGAGGGAATGTTCCTTGGATCATAATGATAAGAGGGATTGCAGCATATCTGGGGACTGTGATAATGAGCTGCTTGGAAGTGTAAACTTGTCAAATGAAGACCAAAAGGATGATTTTTTGAAGCAAAATGACTTGAAGGGTTGTAGCTTATCTGGGGACTCTGATAATGAGCAGCTTGGAGGCTTAAACTTGTCAAATGAAGACCAGAACGATGAGCAAAATGACCGGAAGGATTTCGGTTTATCTGGGCCCTGTGATAATGAGCAGCTTAGAGGTGTAGACTTGTCCGATGAAGATCAAAACGATGGTTCTTTGGAGCAAAATGACCAGAAGGGTTTCGGTTTATCTGGGGCCTGTGATAATGAGCAGCTTAGAGGTGTAGACTTGTCAGATGAAGACCACAGTTATGAGATGCATCCCGAGGAAGTTTGTTCACCAGCGGACCTTTCTCCTCGTCTGAATAAAGAGTTGTCACCATTGGCAGAATCAAATACGGAAGTTGATGTCAATGATGAGAACTCAGAATCAGATGTAGAAAGCAATGATGAGAGTACTATCAAAAGGTCAAGCACCATTTATGGGACAGCAAGAGAGAGCATTTCATCTGATATGCTTGTATCTTCGCCTACTGAACAAATGGAGCATTCCCAGGAAGACATTGCCAATGCTTTTGGTCGTGTTAGTTCCACAGATACCTTGGAAGCTACAGATTTTATCAATCCCAGTTCAGAGCTTAGTGGTAAGCTCATAGATTTGTCTAAATCCCCAACAACCAGAAGCTATCATGCTTATTATGATGGCAGCTCATTTGACGGGATGGATGATCAACCCCCAAACCACTACAGGCATTCATTTGATCTTCATAGACATCCTCTTAAAAATTCTTACGAGGTACCAAATCGCGATGTTCCTGAGGAGACGCCTAGAAGAAACAAATTCCTAGCAAATGGTGATGCTGAGATGCAACATCAAGCGAGAAAATTTTTATCAAGATTGTCAGATAAGATGCATAAGTGGAATCAAGATGAATTGCAGAAACCGAAACCGATAGGGCTTGGCTATCCAGGTGGAAACTGGAGATCGGAGAGAGATGAAAATCCATTTCGGTTGCCTCCATATCAAAGGGGCTTACCAATTGGCTCTGAAAGTGTCGGCCCTTCCAATCAATTTCGTGGCAGCTCTTCCAATCAATTACACGATGAGTTCCATAGGGATCCGAGTACTCATTTGCATAATAAACATGAGCACACTGAACAGGAAAAGAGGAAGCTATTGAGAATGGTTAATGAACTACAGGATCAACTTAACAGAGCATACGATCTGAATGAAGggacacaaggagtagattctGCAGGCATTGCTCGGGAGAATCATATGCCCATGTACTATGATCACAAGGCCCCGGAGGAACAGAGTTTTTATAACTTAAACTATCCTATGTTTCCTGGAAGATTCAGGCAGGAAAGAAACTGGTCCCAGCAGAGTAAATTCTTACGTAAACCTTTCTCAGGTGAGGCAACATATGGTAGACGCCGCATGGATTCCTGTTCCTGTCCATCAGACTCTCAGAACTCAGCTCAGTTGCCTCCATTTGGCCCTTTTCATAATAAAGGGCATTGCAGGATCCATCCTAGCCAAAATTTCCACCCTTCCTATGCCTCTTGTCCCTTAAGTCCCCAACAGCACTTGTACTCTGAGTCTCCATTACACAGTCGTGAAACAAAATCTGATGACCAGAGGCATAAAGACCATGGGGTTAAACGGTACCTAAGGGAGAAGCAGCACTCAGGAAAGAAACTTCTCCGACCCATAGCTGATGCAGCTCCTCTCATAACTTGTCATAGTTGCTTGAAACTGCTGCAGCTCCCTGCTGATTTCCTCGTCTTTAGAAGGAGATGCCACCGTCTTAAGTGTGGTTCTTGTTCCGAGGTAATTAAGTTTTCCGTTAAAAATGGAACTCATTTGGTTCCATATTCACCAAACTTTAAAGACCCGCCACCAAGTGAGATTGACGCGTATAGTGATAGTGATAGGAGAAATTTGGCGTCAGCATCTCATCCCAGTGAATCTCCAAAGGTGCGTCCAGTGTCATGCTCTGATGATTACTGTTTCTCTAAAAGCTGCTCCTCAGATGTAGATCCTGCTTCTTTCACACCATTGCATCCTGTACCAGGCAATGCAGGTGACAGAAAAATTCCTAGTGATTCTTTGAAGAGTAAGCAAGAGAGGAAGAACCGAAGAAGTCTTTTTTCGAAAGagactgaaaacaaaaataagaatcCTGTAGAAGGATGCATGTCAACTGAGCCCTCTGCTAGTACTTGGAAAGCTAGGAGAATGTCCTCTGAGATTGAGGAGCTTCCACCAAGATCGGTTTCTCCACTTCATCGACTCATGGGTTATTCCTCCCCAACTGAATTGATCAAGGGACCAGGACCAGCCAGCTCTAGGAGAAGCTGATAAGaaagcatgcatgcatgcatgtctaTTAGCAGCGTGGGACATCTCCTCATCCACGCTTAGTATCTATTTATCATTCTTATCCAcaaagtgaatttttttttccccgtcGA is from Tripterygium wilfordii isolate XIE 37 chromosome 14, ASM1340144v1, whole genome shotgun sequence and encodes:
- the LOC120015299 gene encoding protein ENHANCED DISEASE RESISTANCE 4-like isoform X1, encoding MWRKMTTDTPIYRLVRCPKCRLLLPELSDLPLYKCGGCEIVLQAKRRKDAGKSANSNLRETDAAQMNSLDQDSEDNDKRECSLDHNDKRDCSISGDCDNELLGSVNLSNEDQKDDFLKQNDLKGCSLSGDSDNEQLGGLNLSNEDQNDEQNDRKDFGLSGPCDNEQLRGVDLSDEDQNDGSLEQNDQKGFGLSGACDNEQLRGVDLSDEDHSYEMHPEEVCSPADLSPRLNKELSPLAESNTEVDVNDENSESDVESNDESTIKRSSTIYGTARESISSDMLVSSPTEQMEHSQEDIANAFGRVSSTDTLEATDFINPSSELSGKLIDLSKSPTTRSYHAYYDGSSFDGMDDQPPNHYRHSFDLHRHPLKNSYEVPNRDVPEETPRRNKFLANGDAEMQHQARKFLSRLSDKMHKWNQDELQKPKPIGLGYPGGNWRSERDENPFRLPPYQRGLPIGSESVGPSNQFRGSSSNQLHDEFHRDPSTHLHNKHEHTEQEKRKLLRMVNELQDQLNRAYDLNEGTQGVDSAGIARENHMPMYYDHKAPEEQSFYNLNYPMFPGRFRQERNWSQQSKFLRKPFSGEATYGRRRMDSCSCPSDSQNSAQLPPFGPFHNKGHCRIHPSQNFHPSYASCPLSPQQHLYSESPLHSRETKSDDQRHKDHGVKRYLREKQHSGKKLLRPIADAAPLITCHSCLKLLQLPADFLVFRRRCHRLKCGSCSEVIKFSVKNGTHLVPYSPNFKDPPPSEIDAYSDSDRRNLASASHPSESPKVRPVSCSDDYCFSKSCSSDVDPASFTPLHPVPGNAGDRKIPSDSLKSKQERKNRRSLFSKETENKNKNPVEGCMSTEPSASTWKARRMSSEIEELPPRSVSPLHRLMGYSSPTELIKGPGPASSRRS
- the LOC120015299 gene encoding uncharacterized protein LOC120015299 isoform X3, which produces MNSLDQDSEDNDKRECSLDHNDKRDCSISGDCDNELLGSVNLSNEDQKDDFLKQNDLKGCSLSGDSDNEQLGGLNLSNEDQNDEQNDRKDFGLSGPCDNEQLRGVDLSDEDQNDGSLEQNDQKGFGLSGACDNEQLRGVDLSDEDHSYEMHPEEVCSPADLSPRLNKELSPLAESNTEVDVNDENSESDVESNDESTIKRSSTIYGTARESISSDMLVSSPTEQMEHSQEDIANAFGRVSSTDTLEATDFINPSSELSGKLIDLSKSPTTRSYHAYYDGSSFDGMDDQPPNHYRHSFDLHRHPLKNSYEVPNRDVPEETPRRNKFLANGDAEMQHQARKFLSRLSDKMHKWNQDELQKPKPIGLGYPGGNWRSERDENPFRLPPYQRGLPIGSESVGPSNQFRGSSSNQLHDEFHRDPSTHLHNKHEHTEQEKRKLLRMVNELQDQLNRAYDLNEGTQGVDSAGIARENHMPMYYDHKAPEEQSFYNLNYPMFPGRFRQERNWSQQSKFLRKPFSGEATYGRRRMDSCSCPSDSQNSAQLPPFGPFHNKGHCRIHPSQNFHPSYASCPLSPQQHLYSESPLHSRETKSDDQRHKDHGVKRYLREKQHSGKKLLRPIADAAPLITCHSCLKLLQLPADFLVFRRRCHRLKCGSCSEVIKFSVKNGTHLVPYSPNFKDPPPSEIDAYSDSDRRNLASASHPSESPKVRPVSCSDDYCFSKSCSSDVDPASFTPLHPVPGNAGDRKIPSDSLKSKQERKNRRSLFSKETENKNKNPVEGCMSTEPSASTWKARRMSSEIEELPPRSVSPLHRLMGYSSPTELIKGPGPASSRRS
- the LOC120015299 gene encoding protein ENHANCED DISEASE RESISTANCE 4-like isoform X4; its protein translation is MWRKMTTDTPIYRLVRCPKCRLLLPELSDLPLYKCGGCEIVLQAKRRKDAGKSANSNLRETDAAQMNSLDQDSEDNDKRECSLDHNDKRDCSISGDCDNELLGSVNLSNEDQKDDFLKQNDLKGCSLSGDSDNEQLGGLNLSNEDQNDEQNDRKDFGLSGPCDNEQLRGVDLSDEDQNDGSLEQNDQKGFGLSGACDNEQLRGVDLSDEDHSYEMHPEEVCSPADLSPRLNKELSPLAESNTEVDVNDENSESDVESNDESTIKRSSTIYGTARESISSDMLVSSPTEQMEHSQEDIANAFGRVSSTDTLEATDFINPSSELSGKLIDLSKSPTTRSYHAYYDGSSFDGMDDQPPNHYRHSFDLHRHPLKNSYEVPNRDVPEETPRRNKFLANGDAEMQHQARKFLSRLSDKMHKWNQDELQKPKPIGLGYPGGNWRSERDENPFRLPPYQRGLPIGSESVGPSNQFRGSSSNQLHDEFHRDPSTHLHNKHEHTEQEKRKLLRMVNELQDQLNRAYDLNEGTQGVDSAGIARENHMPMYYDHKAPEEQSFYNLNYPMFPGRFRQERNWSQQSKFLRKPFSGEATYGRRRMDSCSCPSDSQNSAQLPPFGPFHNKGHCRIHPSQNFHPSYASCPLSPQQHLYSESPLHSRETKSDDQRHKDHGVKRYLREKQHSGKKLLRPIADAAPLITCHSCLKLLQLPADFLVFRRRCHRLKCGSCSEVIKFSVKNGTHLVPYSPNFKDPPPSEIDAYSDSDRRNLASASHPSESPKAMQVTEKFLVIL
- the LOC120015299 gene encoding uncharacterized protein LOC120015299 isoform X2, with protein sequence MPFSPQAKRRKDAGKSANSNLRETDAAQMNSLDQDSEDNDKRECSLDHNDKRDCSISGDCDNELLGSVNLSNEDQKDDFLKQNDLKGCSLSGDSDNEQLGGLNLSNEDQNDEQNDRKDFGLSGPCDNEQLRGVDLSDEDQNDGSLEQNDQKGFGLSGACDNEQLRGVDLSDEDHSYEMHPEEVCSPADLSPRLNKELSPLAESNTEVDVNDENSESDVESNDESTIKRSSTIYGTARESISSDMLVSSPTEQMEHSQEDIANAFGRVSSTDTLEATDFINPSSELSGKLIDLSKSPTTRSYHAYYDGSSFDGMDDQPPNHYRHSFDLHRHPLKNSYEVPNRDVPEETPRRNKFLANGDAEMQHQARKFLSRLSDKMHKWNQDELQKPKPIGLGYPGGNWRSERDENPFRLPPYQRGLPIGSESVGPSNQFRGSSSNQLHDEFHRDPSTHLHNKHEHTEQEKRKLLRMVNELQDQLNRAYDLNEGTQGVDSAGIARENHMPMYYDHKAPEEQSFYNLNYPMFPGRFRQERNWSQQSKFLRKPFSGEATYGRRRMDSCSCPSDSQNSAQLPPFGPFHNKGHCRIHPSQNFHPSYASCPLSPQQHLYSESPLHSRETKSDDQRHKDHGVKRYLREKQHSGKKLLRPIADAAPLITCHSCLKLLQLPADFLVFRRRCHRLKCGSCSEVIKFSVKNGTHLVPYSPNFKDPPPSEIDAYSDSDRRNLASASHPSESPKVRPVSCSDDYCFSKSCSSDVDPASFTPLHPVPGNAGDRKIPSDSLKSKQERKNRRSLFSKETENKNKNPVEGCMSTEPSASTWKARRMSSEIEELPPRSVSPLHRLMGYSSPTELIKGPGPASSRRS